The following are from one region of the Leptospira neocaledonica genome:
- a CDS encoding ABC transporter permease produces the protein MNIRFFLRVMFREIFSKKTSSLQIILAITIGTGAVLAVHSYRDQFTSSIIREAKNIMGADLVVTSPSPLTSEQTAFLSKELPKGSKLSELVQFPSMLRNPNSQDSSLSLIKAIQGDYPYFGELETEPKGLFRKLKQGEILLESGLIKNLKLKIGSKVQLGESNFILKGSVIKEPGMAGNFLSMAPSSIIRKESLAETGLEQRGSRISYQVPILLPNGTDANEFKKSKFSEFAKNDLILYESTEANSGSQKFLTNTLDFFSLLALCAFFLGGISILLTSRAVVRAKSNTFAVYKCLGAGPNLVLGLVLSELLILSTIGAILGFLFGSFLQTQIPNMADKEFLFEPKLIPDLKAFLWAFVLAWVVPLVSAWESLSTTRNLSPMYALKSDFANELSSVPKLKLKQTISFIAVFGLFFLLAWWETGDWIKGLILCATLLFLPVVVYLGILGIRFAIRFLLQRFEFSASIRMALRKLDRPRTGLSWVSVGLGSSVFVLLLSIFLSDSLLEYSGAKDKERRPNMFVLDIRPEQLESFQQTAEKYQVEKLLTSPVIGARLTHVNGELVKKEDMELSALRRDWRSTARTREYFLSYRENLYPTEKVTDGDFWRKGEEDQISVEKEFSKNLKVDLGDKLSFSIGGVEVTGTIRNFRTVNWSDMRPNFVVLFSKGILEKAPKFYLSSFLLESSDSRYSLQKELSNEFPNLTIVDTEKAVQSFLGILEKMSFAIRWMTGLIVLSSLLLILSSLELSRKERLEETSLLRIIGGTKTFLRKYFLVESLLLANLSFVLAFILVLGVSSYMSEIIFEIQASVPWLEIGIFYISLNLAVVGMYFAALRNEWRRSPTLYLKEI, from the coding sequence ATGAATATTAGATTCTTTCTAAGGGTAATGTTCCGGGAGATTTTCTCCAAAAAGACTTCTTCCTTACAGATCATTTTAGCAATCACGATTGGAACGGGTGCAGTTCTTGCTGTTCATTCATATAGAGATCAATTTACGAGTTCTATCATCAGAGAGGCCAAAAACATAATGGGTGCGGATCTGGTTGTTACCAGTCCTTCTCCTCTGACTTCTGAACAAACAGCGTTTCTTTCGAAGGAATTGCCAAAAGGGAGCAAATTATCCGAACTAGTGCAGTTCCCCTCCATGCTCCGTAATCCGAATTCTCAGGATTCCAGCTTATCTTTGATCAAGGCGATCCAAGGAGATTATCCTTATTTTGGAGAATTAGAAACGGAGCCAAAAGGTCTTTTTCGCAAATTAAAGCAGGGAGAAATCCTCTTAGAAAGCGGGCTGATCAAAAATTTAAAACTTAAAATAGGCTCTAAGGTTCAATTAGGAGAAAGTAACTTCATCTTAAAGGGAAGTGTAATAAAGGAACCTGGAATGGCGGGCAACTTTCTCTCTATGGCTCCAAGCTCCATCATTAGAAAAGAATCTTTAGCAGAAACAGGGCTGGAACAAAGAGGTTCACGGATTAGTTACCAGGTACCTATCCTTCTTCCTAACGGAACCGATGCAAACGAATTCAAAAAAAGTAAATTTTCCGAATTTGCCAAAAACGATCTGATTTTATACGAGAGCACGGAAGCGAATTCTGGATCTCAAAAATTCCTTACAAATACGTTGGATTTCTTTTCCTTATTGGCATTATGTGCATTCTTCTTGGGAGGGATCTCCATTCTTCTCACAAGCAGAGCCGTTGTAAGAGCCAAATCAAATACATTCGCCGTTTATAAATGTTTAGGAGCAGGACCAAACCTAGTTTTAGGTCTTGTACTTTCTGAACTTCTAATATTATCAACAATTGGTGCTATATTAGGATTTTTATTCGGAAGTTTTTTGCAAACACAGATCCCGAATATGGCTGATAAAGAATTTCTTTTCGAACCGAAGCTGATCCCTGATCTAAAAGCATTTTTGTGGGCATTCGTGTTGGCTTGGGTAGTCCCATTAGTTTCCGCTTGGGAAAGTCTTTCCACTACTCGAAATTTAAGCCCGATGTACGCTCTTAAATCGGATTTTGCAAATGAACTTTCTTCCGTTCCGAAACTGAAATTAAAACAAACCATTTCATTTATCGCGGTTTTCGGATTATTCTTCTTACTAGCTTGGTGGGAAACTGGAGACTGGATCAAAGGATTGATCCTATGTGCTACTTTACTCTTCTTACCGGTGGTAGTCTATCTTGGAATTTTAGGAATTCGTTTTGCGATCAGATTTTTATTACAAAGATTTGAATTTTCTGCAAGTATAAGAATGGCATTACGAAAACTAGATAGACCTAGAACGGGACTTTCTTGGGTTTCTGTAGGCCTCGGTTCTTCAGTTTTTGTTCTACTCCTCAGTATTTTTTTAAGTGATAGTTTACTGGAATACAGCGGAGCAAAGGATAAGGAAAGAAGACCGAATATGTTCGTGTTGGATATACGACCAGAACAACTGGAAAGTTTCCAACAAACAGCGGAGAAGTATCAGGTAGAAAAACTTTTAACTTCACCCGTGATCGGAGCAAGACTCACTCATGTAAACGGTGAACTTGTTAAAAAAGAAGATATGGAACTTTCCGCCCTCAGAAGAGACTGGAGATCCACAGCGAGGACCAGAGAATATTTCTTATCTTATAGAGAGAATTTATACCCTACTGAAAAAGTCACTGATGGAGATTTTTGGAGAAAAGGAGAAGAAGACCAAATCTCCGTCGAAAAGGAATTTTCCAAAAACTTAAAAGTAGATTTAGGAGATAAACTCTCCTTCTCCATAGGCGGGGTAGAAGTCACCGGGACAATCCGAAATTTCAGGACAGTCAACTGGTCTGACATGAGACCGAACTTCGTAGTTCTATTTTCTAAAGGGATCTTAGAGAAGGCCCCTAAGTTCTATTTGAGTTCATTTTTATTAGAATCTTCCGATTCCAGATATTCTCTCCAAAAAGAATTATCGAATGAATTTCCAAATCTTACGATCGTAGATACTGAAAAAGCAGTTCAATCTTTCTTAGGAATTTTAGAAAAGATGTCGTTTGCGATCCGTTGGATGACAGGACTGATCGTTTTATCCTCTTTACTATTGATACTCTCTTCTTTGGAATTGAGTAGAAAGGAAAGATTGGAAGAGACTTCCCTTCTTAGAATAATCGGCGGAACCAAAACCTTCTTACGAAAATACTTTTTGGTGGAGTCTCTACTTTTGGCAAATTTGTCCTTCGTATTGGCATTCATTCTAGTTTTGGGAGTTTCCTCTTATATGTCTGAGATTATATTCGAGATACAAGCAAGTGTCCCTTGGCTGGAGATAGGGATCTTCTACATCTCTTTAAACTTAGCAGTAGTAGGAATGTATTTCGCTGCATTAAGGAACGAATGGAGAAGAAGTCCTACATTATATCTGAAAGAAATTTAA
- a CDS encoding ABC transporter ATP-binding protein, producing MLSISGLNKSYTVADQTFNVLKDVSFQVKSGEFVAVIGPSGSGKSTLLAVSAGLDKADSGTVSLDGISLFDKSEDELAKIRGEQIGFVFQNFQLIKTLNALENVSLPLALTTNLSEKVIHEKAMYWLEKVGIAHRAHNFPSQLSGGEEQRVAIARSFIHEPKLLFADEPTANLDKKNGENIMSLLKQLNRDRKSTLLVVTHDPKVASMADRILEMRDGVVLNGAKPKVSVKKTISRKKK from the coding sequence TTGTTATCTATATCAGGCTTAAACAAGTCTTACACGGTTGCAGACCAAACATTTAACGTATTAAAAGATGTTTCATTCCAGGTAAAGTCCGGAGAGTTCGTCGCTGTGATCGGCCCTTCCGGTTCAGGAAAGTCCACATTACTCGCAGTTTCAGCAGGATTAGATAAAGCTGATTCAGGAACAGTATCATTAGATGGAATATCCCTATTTGACAAGTCTGAAGACGAATTAGCGAAGATCAGAGGAGAACAAATAGGATTTGTATTCCAAAACTTTCAACTGATCAAGACGTTAAACGCCTTAGAGAACGTGTCCCTTCCTCTTGCTTTGACAACAAACCTTTCAGAAAAGGTGATACATGAAAAAGCTATGTATTGGTTGGAGAAAGTTGGAATCGCACATAGAGCACATAACTTTCCAAGCCAACTTTCAGGCGGAGAGGAACAAAGAGTAGCGATAGCACGTTCTTTTATACATGAACCTAAACTTCTTTTCGCCGATGAGCCTACTGCCAACTTAGATAAGAAGAACGGTGAGAACATCATGTCTCTACTCAAACAACTCAATAGGGATCGTAAATCCACTTTGTTAGTTGTTACCCATGATCCTAAAGTGGCATCTATGGCAGATAGGATCTTAGAAATGAGAGATGGAGTGGTCTTAAACGGAGCAAAGCCTAAAGTTTCTGTTAAGAAGACCATATCCAGGAAGAAAAAATGA